One Candidatus Cloacimonadota bacterium genomic window carries:
- a CDS encoding glycosyltransferase, producing the protein MRILLIAYYYPPLGGPASIRLGKMVKYLRRFGWEIDVISVKDIIYHSLDYDLEQECQSDQIIRTKSWEILSLLFLINKFFCSFKRLIPLHNRQRKELKQSWSLYFSFSDTIRNFIKNLLIPDEKIGWFPFAYNKAKNLLLTKRYDLIMTSIGPFTAALIANKLSNKYKIPLVIDYRDHWTLHPYNRYISSLHRQISRKWEEKIIRQASLITTIGNVMKSELLNSFPIIEEKNIVTVRNGFDEEDFNFGDLSFNDVRIESFFTSSQDDLYFTYTGSFYPPITPKYFLEAMSALKKRGALPNNLKIRFIGNYHQDIYSLLSNEELSSHISIIPSIPHRETIKAMVKSDVLILMLSNKEGKGILTSKVFEYLRSGKPILAMIPENSEIAKIILRDSRHFLCHPEDVEQISQAILKVCKDVSHKRSTFSNDKTIIEFSREKQYEKLSRILSEQIASPI; encoded by the coding sequence ATGAGAATTTTGCTGATTGCCTACTATTATCCACCTTTGGGTGGACCTGCTTCTATCCGGCTTGGCAAAATGGTAAAATATCTAAGACGATTTGGCTGGGAAATTGATGTTATTAGTGTTAAAGACATAATCTATCATTCTCTTGATTATGATTTAGAACAAGAATGTCAATCTGATCAAATTATCAGAACCAAATCCTGGGAAATTCTCTCTCTTCTTTTTCTAATCAATAAATTCTTTTGTTCCTTTAAGAGATTGATACCATTACATAACAGACAAAGAAAAGAGCTTAAACAAAGCTGGTCTCTCTATTTCTCCTTCTCTGACACTATCCGAAATTTCATAAAAAACCTGCTAATCCCTGATGAAAAAATTGGTTGGTTCCCCTTTGCATATAATAAAGCTAAAAACCTACTCCTAACCAAGAGATATGATCTTATAATGACAAGTATTGGACCATTCACAGCTGCTTTGATTGCTAATAAATTGAGTAATAAGTATAAAATACCTCTTGTTATTGACTATCGAGATCATTGGACACTTCATCCCTACAATAGATATATTTCATCTCTTCATCGTCAAATATCACGTAAATGGGAAGAGAAAATTATCAGGCAAGCATCTCTGATAACTACTATTGGTAATGTTATGAAATCAGAACTGTTAAACAGCTTTCCCATTATAGAAGAGAAAAATATTGTTACTGTTCGTAATGGCTTTGATGAAGAGGATTTTAATTTCGGAGACCTCTCATTCAATGATGTGAGAATTGAAAGTTTTTTCACCTCCTCACAAGATGATCTATATTTTACATATACTGGAAGTTTCTACCCTCCAATAACACCAAAGTATTTTCTGGAAGCTATGTCTGCCCTGAAAAAGAGAGGTGCATTACCAAACAATCTTAAAATTCGATTTATCGGTAATTATCATCAAGACATCTATTCTTTGTTATCAAATGAAGAGTTATCATCTCATATTTCAATCATTCCCAGTATACCACATCGTGAGACAATAAAAGCGATGGTAAAGAGCGATGTTTTAATACTGATGCTCTCTAACAAAGAAGGGAAAGGGATATTAACCTCAAAAGTATTTGAATACTTACGAAGTGGAAAACCTATTTTGGCTATGATACCAGAGAATTCTGAAATAGCTAAAATAATTTTGAGAGACTCAAGACACTTCTTATGTCATCCAGAAGATGTTGAGCAGATTTCTCAAGCTATTTTAAAGGTATGTAAAGATGTTTCTCATAAGAGATCAACTTTTAGTAACGATAAGACAATAATTGAGTTTTCCAGAGAGAAACAGTATGAGAAATTAAGTCGAATTTTGTCAGAGCAAATTGCATCTCCAATTTGA
- a CDS encoding 3-dehydroquinate synthase yields the protein MEKFAINFEQQTRTTDIIFLTPDELITLYKKENYNKVFVIDKNVFALNEQLLQLITVNQPYYLFSATESNKSIATLQKLIDFFIEKKVARNTEIIAIGGGITLDTVGFAVSIYKRGCRLNFVPTTFVAMIDAAIGGKTGVNYAKYKNLIGGFYPAGKVLINKTFLQTLSQTDLMNGWAECIKTSLLTESNLYNKILENDFDITDDLIKESIEIKADYCRQDLTDSGVRKFLNLGHTYAHIIESVSDYEIPHGIAVALGIRAIALYSMQNGYIEREIYNKIIKPFDLLDFPPRLDKKYHYKLQEEGAKLLEMDKKFSQRGEIVIFTGFQQTEIITYHNANEFLNYLMSL from the coding sequence ATGGAAAAATTCGCTATAAATTTTGAGCAACAAACCAGAACTACTGATATCATCTTCCTTACCCCTGATGAGCTAATTACTCTCTATAAAAAAGAAAACTATAACAAGGTCTTTGTTATTGATAAAAATGTTTTTGCATTAAATGAACAATTACTGCAATTGATTACTGTAAATCAGCCATATTATCTCTTTTCTGCGACGGAGAGTAATAAAAGTATCGCTACACTGCAGAAGTTGATCGATTTTTTTATTGAAAAAAAAGTAGCTCGCAATACTGAGATCATTGCCATAGGTGGCGGCATAACCCTCGATACCGTCGGTTTTGCTGTATCTATTTATAAGCGTGGATGTCGCTTAAACTTTGTCCCTACTACATTTGTTGCCATGATTGATGCTGCTATTGGTGGGAAAACCGGTGTCAATTACGCAAAGTACAAAAACTTGATAGGTGGCTTTTATCCTGCTGGGAAAGTGCTGATTAATAAGACTTTCCTGCAAACTCTTTCCCAAACCGATCTAATGAATGGTTGGGCTGAATGCATTAAAACATCATTGTTAACAGAAAGCAATCTCTACAATAAGATTCTTGAAAATGACTTTGATATAACTGATGATCTAATCAAGGAATCTATTGAAATAAAAGCAGATTACTGTCGTCAGGATCTTACAGATTCAGGAGTGAGAAAATTTCTTAATTTAGGTCACACCTATGCGCATATCATAGAATCTGTCTCCGATTATGAAATCCCTCATGGTATAGCTGTAGCACTTGGAATACGGGCTATTGCCTTATATTCAATGCAGAACGGTTACATCGAGCGAGAGATTTATAACAAGATTATTAAACCTTTTGATTTATTAGATTTTCCTCCAAGATTGGATAAAAAATATCATTATAAACTACAAGAAGAGGGGGCAAAACTCTTAGAGATGGACAAGAAATTCAGTCAAAGAGGTGAAATAGTTATCTTCACAGGATTTCAGCAAACAGAAATCATTACTTATCACAATGCTAATGAGTTTTTAAATTATTTAATGAGTCTGTAG
- a CDS encoding glycosyltransferase family 4 protein → MKIRLLHIQLLPLLSGVQKMMLMLLDSLDKEKYEIYVICKPGGPLTARLLDSGYHYLPVKSLRRNISLWDPIALFHIYLLCRKYSFDVVHTHSSKTGFIGRIAARSAGVPKIIHTVHGFPFHTHQLPVARYFYLLMEIFVSFFCNYLVIVNNYERVWALKSKLFSRKKVLTIHNGIDHYSEIQPRKYGIKGVKKPSKTNPELVDYFVYGTVARFTRAKNIVNLTRVAISVCRDNPQIKFVFIGDGELWDKCFDLVASAGLHRQILMPGWQNNIDYWLKNIDVFVLYSNWEGLSISILEAMSLGIPVIASDIKGNNELIDNSNGILVQLDDHVRLRKTLLEVPQRIDDLNLWSRNTLTKCQSEFGLDRFVNSYEKLYLSKIGYNIHDISDLVS, encoded by the coding sequence ATGAAAATTAGATTACTCCATATCCAGCTATTACCCTTACTCTCAGGAGTACAGAAAATGATGTTAATGCTTCTGGATTCTCTCGATAAGGAAAAGTATGAGATATATGTGATCTGTAAACCGGGAGGACCATTAACTGCTAGATTATTGGACTCAGGGTATCATTATCTGCCAGTTAAATCACTGAGAAGAAATATTTCCCTTTGGGACCCAATAGCTCTTTTTCACATATATCTCCTCTGTCGCAAATATAGTTTTGATGTAGTGCATACCCATTCTTCTAAAACCGGATTTATTGGGAGAATTGCAGCCCGTTCAGCAGGTGTACCAAAGATCATTCATACAGTTCATGGATTCCCCTTTCATACTCATCAGCTTCCGGTAGCAAGATATTTCTATCTTTTGATGGAGATTTTTGTTAGCTTTTTCTGTAATTATCTGGTAATAGTAAACAATTATGAGCGAGTTTGGGCTTTGAAGAGCAAACTTTTCTCCCGCAAGAAAGTTCTGACAATTCACAATGGCATTGATCATTATTCTGAGATTCAACCACGGAAATATGGTATAAAAGGTGTAAAGAAACCATCAAAAACCAATCCCGAATTAGTTGATTACTTTGTTTACGGTACAGTTGCTAGGTTTACTCGAGCCAAGAATATTGTAAATCTTACCAGAGTAGCAATTTCTGTTTGTAGAGACAATCCACAGATCAAATTCGTCTTTATAGGTGATGGTGAACTTTGGGATAAGTGTTTTGATCTTGTAGCTTCTGCGGGTTTACATCGCCAAATACTAATGCCCGGCTGGCAGAATAATATTGATTATTGGTTAAAGAATATAGATGTATTTGTACTCTATTCCAATTGGGAAGGATTATCAATATCCATCTTAGAAGCAATGAGTTTGGGTATTCCTGTTATCGCTTCTGATATCAAGGGTAACAATGAACTCATCGATAATAGTAACGGCATTTTAGTTCAACTTGACGATCATGTGCGTTTACGTAAAACTTTACTAGAAGTACCTCAACGCATAGATGATCTGAATCTATGGAGTCGAAATACTTTGACCAAATGTCAGTCAGAATTTGGATTGGATCGTTTCGTTAACTCATATGAAAAACTATATTTAAGTAAGATAGGATATAATATTCATGATATTTCTGATCTTGTTTCATAA
- a CDS encoding 3-oxoacid CoA-transferase subunit A: MPEIVSVKEAAALVKPGSSILFGGFLAVGCTENLIDALKEIGTKDLEIIVIATDYEDRGVGILIANKQVAKIKSSHIGTNKATQAQMNNGEIKVDLIPQGTLLEQIRAAGAGLGGVLTPTGLGTVVAEGKQIIVVDDKQYLLEKPISANFAFIRAAKADRYGNLIYSKTARNSNPIMATAGKITIAEVDEILEVGEISPEDVVTPGVFVDYLVLHKEG, from the coding sequence ATGCCGGAAATAGTATCAGTTAAGGAAGCGGCAGCTTTGGTTAAACCGGGCAGCAGTATTTTATTTGGTGGTTTTCTTGCTGTCGGTTGTACAGAAAATCTTATAGATGCCTTGAAAGAAATAGGTACAAAAGATCTGGAGATAATCGTTATTGCAACCGATTATGAAGACAGGGGAGTTGGTATTCTGATAGCCAACAAACAAGTTGCGAAGATCAAGAGTTCTCACATTGGAACTAACAAAGCAACTCAGGCACAGATGAACAATGGCGAAATAAAGGTAGATCTAATCCCACAGGGAACTTTATTAGAGCAGATAAGGGCTGCCGGTGCCGGACTTGGTGGTGTACTGACTCCAACCGGTTTGGGAACTGTTGTGGCTGAAGGTAAACAAATAATTGTTGTTGATGACAAACAGTACCTCTTAGAAAAACCAATATCAGCAAATTTTGCTTTTATAAGAGCAGCTAAAGCAGATAGATATGGTAATCTCATCTATAGTAAAACAGCCCGGAACAGTAATCCAATAATGGCTACGGCAGGGAAGATCACTATAGCTGAAGTTGATGAAATATTGGAAGTTGGAGAAATTTCTCCTGAAGATGTTGTAACTCCGGGTGTTTTTGTGGATTATTTAGTTTTACATAAGGAGGGGTGA
- a CDS encoding IS3 family transposase → MPRAKTSLRENKTKASMSTICSFFGMSKSGYYKKLKMRSLQLAFEDDVLSRVRKIRMEHSFYGVRKIFQELKRDGYQISRDKLWRVLQRHNMMLPLRYRRVKTTIPGWIPYQPRNLVKDIEITSVHQVWFSDITYILTLDGMVYLSTIMDAYSRKIISHIVSTDITAKSLLCCLSKVIKSVSSTNGIIHHSDRGSQYCSNIYRSTLENNGFQLSYTGRDHCYDNAKMERFFNTLKHEYKLKGIVQSKARARELIDNAIDDYNNRRIHAALNYKTPQEVYNAA, encoded by the coding sequence ATCCCCAGAGCAAAGACGAGTCTTAGAGAGAATAAAACAAAAGCATCGATGAGCACTATCTGCAGTTTTTTTGGTATGAGCAAGTCCGGTTATTACAAGAAATTGAAAATGAGATCACTTCAGTTAGCCTTTGAAGATGACGTACTATCTCGTGTGCGGAAGATACGTATGGAACATTCGTTTTATGGAGTTAGGAAAATCTTCCAAGAACTGAAGAGAGACGGCTACCAGATAAGTCGGGACAAGCTTTGGAGGGTTTTACAGAGACATAATATGATGCTACCACTACGATATAGGAGAGTAAAGACTACTATACCTGGCTGGATACCATATCAACCAAGAAATCTGGTCAAGGATATTGAAATCACTTCAGTTCATCAGGTTTGGTTCAGTGACATTACATATATATTAACTCTTGATGGCATGGTTTATTTATCGACAATCATGGATGCCTACTCACGTAAGATTATCTCTCATATAGTGAGCACAGATATTACTGCTAAAAGTTTATTATGCTGCCTTAGCAAGGTAATTAAATCTGTCTCTTCCACAAATGGTATCATACATCATTCGGATCGTGGTTCTCAGTATTGCTCTAACATATATAGATCGACCCTTGAAAATAATGGTTTTCAGTTAAGTTATACTGGCAGAGATCACTGTTATGACAACGCTAAAATGGAACGATTCTTTAACACATTGAAACATGAATATAAGTTAAAAGGGATTGTACAGAGTAAAGCACGAGCAAGAGAATTGATTGACAATGCCATAGATGATTATAATAATAGGCGCATCCATGCTGCATTAAACTATAAAACTCCACAAGAGGTGTATAATGCTGCTTGA
- a CDS encoding cobalamin-dependent protein (Presence of a B(12) (cobalamin)-binding domain implies dependence on cobalamin itself, in one of its several forms, or in some unusual lineages, dependence on a cobalamin-like analog.) — protein sequence MVSDNYDSKHETSEVSKNIVKPYGDTLNDGRVQISFVLPAPANDKGKEAAKLILKQMGLDEIEVCHIKDLTTGFTHFIAYATCNAVVDLNKIKVRSVDIVSLGMEQIDEYIDQNIGRELRVVGACIESDAHTVGIDAIMNMKGYSGHYGLERYRNFRAINLGAQVSVEDLLKKAMEVNADAVLVSQVVTQKNIHVKNLTKLIELTEAEGLRNKMLFICGGPRINHDLAIELGYDAGFGSGTYASDVAFFIAKYYSEK from the coding sequence ATGGTGAGTGATAATTACGATAGTAAGCATGAGACAAGTGAAGTTTCTAAAAATATTGTAAAACCTTACGGTGATACACTTAACGATGGTCGTGTTCAGATATCATTTGTTCTGCCAGCACCTGCAAATGATAAAGGTAAAGAAGCGGCTAAGCTTATCCTTAAGCAAATGGGTTTAGATGAGATCGAAGTGTGTCATATCAAAGATCTCACTACCGGTTTTACACATTTTATTGCCTATGCCACCTGTAATGCAGTAGTAGATCTTAATAAGATCAAGGTCAGGTCTGTAGATATTGTTTCTCTGGGTATGGAGCAAATAGATGAATATATTGATCAAAATATAGGTAGAGAGCTCAGAGTAGTGGGTGCTTGTATTGAGTCTGATGCCCATACAGTTGGGATCGATGCCATAATGAATATGAAGGGGTATAGTGGTCATTATGGCTTAGAAAGGTATCGTAATTTTAGGGCAATAAATTTGGGAGCTCAAGTATCAGTGGAAGATCTGCTAAAAAAAGCAATGGAAGTCAATGCCGATGCGGTATTAGTATCACAAGTGGTTACCCAAAAGAACATACATGTTAAAAACCTAACTAAGTTAATTGAGTTAACGGAAGCAGAGGGGCTAAGAAATAAGATGCTCTTTATTTGTGGTGGTCCAAGGATAAATCATGATCTGGCAATAGAGTTAGGTTACGATGCTGGTTTTGGAAGTGGCACTTATGCCAGTGATGTGGCCTTTTTTATTGCTAAATATTATTCTGAAAAGTAA
- a CDS encoding transposase: protein MQSQFSKRPTLFRYSETFKLKVVDEIEKGKLTIRQASQIYEINGGATIYGWLKKYGKNHLIRKVVRVEMKNEKDIIKAKDEKIRELEQALAALTVQNICQKCYIETVESRLTEEEKKLHFHIYPQSKDES from the coding sequence ATGCAATCTCAGTTTAGTAAAAGACCTACTCTATTTCGTTACAGTGAAACTTTTAAGTTAAAGGTAGTAGATGAGATCGAAAAAGGTAAGTTGACAATCCGACAAGCATCACAGATCTATGAGATAAATGGTGGCGCCACCATTTATGGCTGGCTCAAGAAATATGGTAAGAACCATTTAATAAGAAAGGTCGTGAGGGTTGAAATGAAGAATGAAAAGGATATTATCAAAGCCAAGGACGAAAAAATCCGTGAACTTGAGCAGGCTTTGGCAGCACTTACTGTCCAGAACATATGTCAGAAATGTTATATTGAAACAGTAGAGTCCAGACTGACCGAAGAAGAAAAAAAACTGCACTTTCACATCTATCCCCAGAGCAAAGACGAGTCTTAG
- a CDS encoding lysine 5,6-aminomutase subunit alpha, with translation MIRLSIDKKRVDKARGYARDIAISFQELIEKNSSVTIERTVARLMGVDGALPTGEPLPNLLVEHLRVRDVLSRGVAYWLTNGMLVEGTSAKAIAEKVAAGELDLTSLPAQPTDKILEELEKVSSLTLKKIRDQRCIREDAYIKYGPRNQPAIYVIVATGNIYEDVVQAQAAVRQGADIIAVIRSTAQSLLDYVPFGATTTGFGGTYATQENFRIMRQALDEVGEEVEKYISLTNYASGLCMPEIAAMGALERLDIMLNDAMYGILFRDINMKRTFLDQYFSRMINAYAGIEIQTGEDNYLTTSDAIESAYTVTASQLINEQFALMSGLRPEKMGLGHAFEIDPEIENSVLYEIAHAFLTKTLFPDSPVKYMPPTRFASGNIFKTYLMNGMFNMVAQITGQGVQLLGMMTEAIHTPHLADRGLAIENAQYIFKAVKSFPDEFILQENGFINQRANRVLDEASEFLSHVKEIGLMQALSEGAFAEIKRSEHTGRGLEGVFFKDTEYVNPFMDKMKSELFGSNVEYIM, from the coding sequence TTGATCAGATTAAGTATCGACAAAAAAAGAGTAGATAAAGCAAGAGGATATGCAAGGGATATAGCAATATCCTTCCAGGAGCTTATTGAAAAGAACAGCTCAGTAACTATTGAACGCACTGTAGCCAGATTGATGGGAGTTGATGGTGCTCTACCAACTGGAGAACCTTTACCTAATCTTCTGGTAGAGCATTTACGAGTAAGAGATGTTCTATCGCGTGGAGTTGCTTACTGGCTTACTAACGGTATGTTAGTTGAGGGAACAAGTGCTAAGGCGATTGCCGAAAAAGTAGCAGCTGGAGAATTGGATCTGACATCTTTGCCTGCTCAACCAACAGATAAGATCTTGGAAGAATTGGAAAAAGTTAGTTCCCTAACATTGAAAAAGATCAGGGATCAACGATGTATACGGGAAGATGCATATATTAAATATGGACCAAGAAACCAACCGGCGATCTATGTGATAGTAGCCACTGGAAATATCTATGAAGATGTAGTGCAAGCACAAGCAGCAGTAAGGCAGGGTGCAGACATCATTGCTGTAATTCGTTCAACAGCTCAGTCTTTGTTGGATTATGTTCCTTTTGGAGCAACAACCACCGGATTTGGTGGAACTTATGCTACTCAGGAAAACTTTCGGATCATGAGACAGGCACTTGACGAAGTAGGTGAAGAAGTAGAGAAATATATATCACTTACTAATTATGCATCGGGTCTCTGTATGCCTGAAATTGCCGCAATGGGAGCTTTAGAACGTCTTGATATTATGCTAAATGACGCAATGTATGGAATTCTTTTCCGTGATATAAATATGAAACGCACATTCTTAGATCAATATTTCTCAAGAATGATCAATGCCTATGCCGGGATAGAGATCCAGACCGGAGAAGATAACTATCTGACTACATCTGATGCAATTGAATCTGCATATACTGTAACAGCATCTCAATTGATAAATGAACAATTTGCTCTAATGTCGGGACTTAGACCTGAAAAGATGGGATTAGGACATGCTTTTGAAATAGATCCTGAGATTGAGAATTCAGTTCTTTACGAGATTGCACATGCATTCTTAACTAAAACTCTTTTCCCCGATTCTCCGGTTAAGTATATGCCACCCACCAGATTTGCTTCCGGGAATATTTTTAAAACCTATTTAATGAATGGTATGTTTAATATGGTTGCCCAAATAACCGGGCAAGGTGTTCAACTTTTAGGTATGATGACAGAAGCAATTCATACTCCTCATCTGGCGGATAGGGGCTTAGCTATAGAAAATGCCCAGTATATTTTTAAAGCCGTAAAAAGTTTTCCTGATGAATTTATCTTGCAAGAAAATGGTTTTATCAATCAACGAGCTAACAGGGTTTTAGATGAGGCAAGCGAATTTCTGTCACATGTTAAGGAGATTGGTTTGATGCAGGCATTATCTGAAGGTGCTTTTGCCGAGATAAAAAGAAGTGAGCATACCGGAAGAGGCTTAGAGGGTGTCTTTTTTAAGGATACAGAATATGTTAATCCTTTTATGGACAAGATGAAATCCGAGCTCTTTGGGAGTAATGTAGAATATATAATGTAG
- a CDS encoding CoA transferase subunit B: MDKDLKKALIGKRIAQELKDGDFVNLGIGLPTEVANHIPPGINVFFQSENGIMGVGPAPNEGEEDKDLINAGGGYITAMKGASYFDTCLSFAIIRGGHIDMTVLGALQVDQEGNLANWMIPGKLVPGMGGAMDLVTGSRKVVIAMEHCDKNGNPKILKKCTLPLTAKNKVNLIVTDKAVIEVTAQGLLLREISHGMTVDDVLKVTEADLIIPDHVGVFGL; this comes from the coding sequence ATGGATAAAGATCTGAAAAAAGCACTTATTGGAAAGAGAATTGCCCAAGAACTGAAGGATGGTGATTTTGTTAATTTAGGAATTGGTTTACCAACTGAAGTTGCTAATCATATTCCACCCGGTATTAATGTTTTCTTTCAAAGTGAAAATGGTATCATGGGGGTAGGACCTGCGCCTAATGAAGGAGAAGAAGACAAAGATCTGATCAATGCCGGTGGGGGGTATATTACCGCTATGAAGGGTGCGTCATATTTCGATACCTGCCTGAGTTTTGCCATCATTAGAGGTGGTCATATTGATATGACTGTTTTAGGGGCTCTACAGGTAGATCAAGAAGGGAATTTAGCTAATTGGATGATCCCTGGTAAACTTGTTCCCGGAATGGGTGGTGCAATGGATCTGGTAACAGGATCACGAAAAGTCGTGATCGCCATGGAGCATTGCGACAAGAATGGGAACCCGAAAATACTTAAAAAATGCACACTTCCACTAACAGCTAAAAACAAAGTTAATTTAATAGTGACTGATAAAGCGGTTATTGAGGTTACTGCTCAAGGGTTACTCCTGAGAGAGATATCTCATGGGATGACAGTTGATGATGTATTAAAGGTTACGGAAGCAGATTTGATCATACCAGATCATGTAGGTGTATTTGGGCTTTGA
- a CDS encoding glycine--tRNA ligase subunit alpha, translating to MILQEMIFNLQKYWAEKGCNILQPYDMEMGAATFHPITFFGSLSKNPLSVAYVQPCRRPKDGRYGQNPNRYQHYYQFQTLIKPSPDNIKELYLESLEAIGVELIKHDIRFIEDDWESPTLGAWGLGWEVWLDGMEITQFTYFQQIGGLDVFPTNVELAYGLERIALYLQNVDDIKDIKWNDKTTYGEIFFNKEVEFSQFNFVDLPEKSYFNAFDDYERQAQELISKKLPYPAYDCIMKSSHIFNLLDAHGVISVMQRAAYINRIRRMAKDCALSYIGKYEVER from the coding sequence ATGATCTTACAAGAAATGATCTTTAACTTGCAGAAATATTGGGCTGAAAAGGGATGCAATATTCTACAACCTTATGATATGGAGATGGGTGCTGCGACCTTTCATCCGATAACTTTTTTCGGATCATTGAGTAAAAACCCTCTTAGTGTTGCTTATGTGCAACCTTGCCGTCGTCCAAAAGACGGTAGATATGGTCAGAATCCTAATCGCTATCAACATTATTACCAATTTCAAACTCTAATTAAACCTTCTCCGGATAATATCAAAGAACTCTATCTGGAAAGCTTAGAAGCGATCGGAGTTGAGTTGATCAAACACGATATCCGCTTCATTGAGGATGATTGGGAATCTCCAACTCTCGGAGCTTGGGGGCTAGGATGGGAAGTATGGCTGGATGGTATGGAAATAACTCAGTTCACTTACTTTCAACAGATCGGAGGATTGGATGTCTTCCCTACCAATGTAGAGTTAGCGTATGGGTTGGAGAGAATAGCCCTGTATCTTCAGAATGTTGATGACATAAAAGATATTAAATGGAACGATAAGACGACCTATGGAGAGATCTTCTTCAATAAAGAAGTTGAATTTTCTCAATTCAATTTCGTAGATCTGCCTGAAAAATCTTATTTCAATGCCTTTGACGACTATGAAAGACAAGCACAGGAATTAATTTCCAAAAAATTACCATATCCTGCCTATGATTGTATCATGAAAAGTTCTCACATCTTCAATCTCCTTGATGCCCATGGTGTGATCAGTGTAATGCAAAGAGCTGCCTATATAAATCGCATCAGGAGAATGGCTAAAGATTGTGCACTATCGTATATAGGGAAGTATGAGGTGGAAAGGTGA
- a CDS encoding undecaprenyl/decaprenyl-phosphate alpha-N-acetylglucosaminyl 1-phosphate transferase: protein MADIIGSHNMELTLNSSIGYFVILFTISLLLVPINIKLSNKYKLLDQPTEHSIHKTVRPLCGGFSIALPIIAILFYHHLIIRPGTDFPNLLMLIIGSIAILIAGFFDDKYHLSAWWKLLFQIIIAIFMFWSGFRITLLTNPWNDALSLGLLSFPATVLWFLLLINSFNLIDGIDGLASGISVIVSAVLILIGYNFHNPLLFYLSLFLFATNLAFLFYNFPPAKIFLGDTGSQFIGFYIAAISIAGNAQYKGITAMTLLIPILILFIPLADTFLAILRRIKYKKGIFTRDQHHLHHKMLRLGLAPRTINYICYFVTLLFGLIAIGFSFTDKNLLFTILIFLAIVFFVVLYLIVKKELLK from the coding sequence GTGGCAGATATTATAGGTAGTCATAATATGGAATTAACTCTCAACTCCTCAATCGGCTATTTTGTCATATTATTCACTATATCTTTATTACTTGTTCCAATAAATATTAAACTAAGCAATAAATATAAGTTGTTAGATCAACCCACAGAACATAGTATTCACAAGACAGTCAGACCCTTGTGCGGTGGTTTTTCAATCGCACTACCTATAATAGCGATATTATTTTATCATCATCTAATCATTCGTCCCGGAACCGATTTTCCTAATCTTCTTATGCTGATCATTGGTTCGATTGCTATTCTTATTGCCGGCTTTTTTGATGACAAATATCATCTTTCTGCTTGGTGGAAACTTCTATTTCAAATTATTATTGCTATCTTCATGTTCTGGAGTGGTTTCAGAATAACACTTTTGACTAACCCCTGGAATGATGCTCTATCTTTAGGGTTACTATCATTCCCTGCAACCGTTTTATGGTTTCTACTCCTGATTAATTCATTTAATCTGATTGATGGCATTGATGGTTTAGCTTCTGGAATTAGCGTGATAGTGTCTGCAGTATTGATCTTGATTGGCTACAATTTCCATAATCCACTTCTCTTTTATCTATCACTTTTTCTGTTTGCGACTAATCTGGCATTTCTCTTTTATAATTTCCCTCCGGCAAAGATATTCTTGGGTGATACAGGAAGTCAATTCATCGGCTTCTATATCGCTGCTATAAGTATTGCCGGTAATGCGCAATATAAAGGAATTACTGCCATGACTTTACTTATTCCGATCCTTATATTATTCATCCCTTTAGCTGATACATTCTTGGCTATCCTGAGAAGAATCAAGTATAAAAAAGGCATTTTTACAAGAGATCAACACCACCTACACCATAAAATGCTTAGATTGGGACTGGCACCGAGAACCATCAACTATATATGTTATTTTGTAACACTTCTTTTTGGATTGATAGCTATCGGGTTCTCTTTCACCGATAAAAATCTGCTCTTTACTATCCTGATTTTTTTAGCAATAGTCTTTTTTGTAGTACTTTATTTAATAGTAAAAAAGGAGCTCTTGAAATGA